The following nucleotide sequence is from Zea mays cultivar B73 chromosome 1, Zm-B73-REFERENCE-NAM-5.0, whole genome shotgun sequence.
cctgttcctctaattactcaactaagggcgtcccactccaccctcatggttgcactgtttttccgagcggtcatccaacgaacaggtccttacggagaggcactcgagaaatagctcgagtccccttaagggccacaagtaccatcatcataatcaaaagggaaaacaacgtatcatagataatctcatcatgttcattgattaatgtgaagcgctagcataaaACTAAACTGAAATAACTcaaccagaataggtaaacaaggacaagatagacaaaagctagtcaatccttaggtataaatgtgtaaatgcgggaattgaattataagaattagtaggacatagatgggtcaatggacacttgccttcaccaaccgactactgctcagggtcttcacctgcaactccttcggactctgcCAACTAACCGTtagctatacgagttcaaacatacattccacacatttaatataaaagaacagtacaccatacaacagaATGCAATAATTAAACGGAAGATCGACGCAGGGCGCACACCTAcggctaagcgagaaagagaaagtaacggtcgaggatACGGTCGGAGAGCGATCACGTTACACAGTTATAAATTAAACTACTTGTTTAAACATAATGGTATTAACTTGGCCATCGCGTTTAGCATAatgtaaagtcatgttccatgtttgatcattataagcagatgaaggtaaattaaaaggattgtcgcgcggcgagacgcgcgacacaacattttaaattgaattaagaaataaacgactcgtcgcgcgacagagcgcgcaacgagacacttgcattaattataaagagacgttaagcatcgcacgacgaaacgcacgacgacatacgtcatcCAAACTGAATTTAAAGTGGAACATCGCGCGACTGGACGCGCGACatcacacattaaacaacctgaaattaaaatggatcgtcgcgcgacgaagcgcgcgtcgcagcacattaatagaatatgaaattggacaaattcgtcgcgcgacgaagcgcgcgacgcagcacgctaactaaacaGGGTTTAAAATTAATTAAAAACCAAGAATAAATCACCGCGCGCATGGggctgcgcacgcgggaacgcgttggGTGAACGGGGGGCGTGAGGCCGCGCAGGCCGCGCCGAGGCCACGCGAGCCGCGCCAGGACGCGTGAGGAACCGCGCTGGGGTCCACGCTGCCGAGGGCAAGGGCCGCGCACCGGGGCCGGGacggccgcgcgcagggggccgaggGGCGACGAGCGAGGGGGCCGGGACGTCGCGCGCAGGGGCTAgaggccgcgcgcagggggccggGGCCGCACGCAGGGGCTGCAGGGGGCGTGCGCGCAGGGGAGAAATggggagggagaggaagagggagagagagaagggaggggaggggagctcacctcggggatccaactctggcgatcaccgtctccaaaacctagggcaccacgggagagagagagagagagatgggagagagagaggttgctgcgcgggagaaatcaaatgagagaaagggaCCAGGGGGCGCACATGGGGagcagggggcgccaggggcgcgcgggccgagcTGGGTCGGGCCGGACTGGGCTAGGTCGGGTCAGGCTGAGCTAGGCCGCACCGCGGGCCAAAACCCcgtggcacgcacaaccacagatcggaaaTCAATTCATAAAGCAAAAATCTGAAACGAAACTAAGCAACGCACGCGATTAAGCATgaaatcagacaaagaaatatgattcagcatgatgcaacactcatgtcaacttaggttttattTACACATGACACAGACACCAGTagctatattgctttgaaattgggaagaaggagcaaaacaggaagagaaaagagagtaacgtctgaatttggtgagtaaaaagaagaaaaaattctacccccaaattcagggagtTACAATGGCCAATGACCCTGCTCGTGCCCGCCCCCTATGTACTGCGCCGCCCTGGCCGAGCTTCACCTCATGCGTCGTCGTCCCTCCGGTCTCCCGCATAACATGATCAACCTAACGaccgactagctttctatttatcctATCTTTGATTTCCTTTTTGGGTTGGGCTATTATGATCAACATTATGCTAGCGCTatactttaatcaacgaacatgatgagatacaattatGTTACGATACTTTACattctgattatgattatgatcttgtgatactaaaGGTGGCTcgagctgtttcccgagtacttctccgtaaggacctgttcgttggatgaccacccgggaaaacagtgcaaccacgagagtGGTATGGAATACCCTTGACCAAGTAATTAGGgatgtcttatgttgggtgctggttttgGTCATTGGGAACAGAGGCATCTATTATGCTCTTATATTCTCGCTCAGGGATCTAGGTACGGGCGTCGTTCCCACGACTTTTTCCTAAGGGTGGAGGGTATAGGCTTGGGTACATCATATGGTCTCTATGTAGTGGTCATTTCCAACATTCGCATAGTGATgactctagggaaaagccacgtagtgagaccctgccagtccaccttggaagtgatcaatAGGGAGTCATGAtcctcgggcagaaagggaatcacggctcatgtgtaaagtgcgcaacctctgaagagtgttatgaaactaatatatcagtcgtgctcacggttaagagcggccttggaagCTCCATTTATTAATGATATAGATGGTTCGAGATTCTATGGTTCTATATATGGATTTGGTTACGATGATGATaacgatgttcctcgatgagggaaTGATTCATGGGttagttattgctaaaacttggcttctactaataataaatacccgaCGAACTAAAAGTAATTGCTTTGagtctaaccccacataaaggtaGTCTACCTCAGTCAAacaagacatttgctgagtacgttgatgtgtactcatccttgctttcataaaacaccaggttgcctttggtgcaacctatgcccaggtaaagaagaagaagtAGGCATTGATgcggatctctaggagttctaggacttcgaccgagttcgaggattaggctagcgacctcccctagtcagctgcccgcggtgggtttatttacgttggctatgttTCTATTATGCGCACTTTGATTATATAATGTAAATGACAATATGTAATATTGTTACCTACTCTTTAtgattattcgaagcattgtgctatattaagtcatttatgtaatcgctgtgtacgtgagttctgaaccTGACACATACATTgctcacattcggtttaccttctaaaaccgggtgtgacaagatgCTCTAAACTCAAGTTTTTCTTGAGGTCTCAGAGAGTTTACACTCCCCACTAATCCTTGTTGGAGCACCCACACAAGAATGTCACTCCCCCTTGGTCTATGCAAGGACTAAGTGTTCTCTATGAGCTGGTTATTCACTGCTCTGGCATAGTAAATCACTCATGACCATGTGCATGTCCTGAGTTAGGTCACCCATAATCCTTCGAGTGATCATCGCACTCCaatcaccaccaaaccgtcgaggtgatgtcgatcaccaagagtaataaaCACAAACTCTCACTTGATTCTTGCAAGACCAATGAGAACAATGAGTGGACACTAATCACTCTTGTTTGCACTAATAAGGCTACTAATCATGTGAAATATGACTCAAATCCATCAGTATACAATGCCTCATTATCTCACACTATATGTGTTGTTTTTGCTATTAAATGGGGCAAGGCACTTGCGTTGGTTGGttggtggggtatttatagcccagaACTGGCTAATTAGTCGTTACTGCTAACTTAAGTTAAATTAGTGATCGTTGAACCATCTGACGACAATCGCTGGACTAAACCACTGGGTCCGATGAGATAGAACAGTAACTATTGTACTACTGTGTTAGACATTTGAATCTTAGCCTTGGGCATATGGTTTGACGCCCATCATCGGACTAGTCTGACATCCACTAGAACCTCTTTGGTCACTTCTCACCACTTGACAGATCCATCCACTTTAATCTGATAAGGAAACTGGCCATAGGGTCCGACAACGCTATAACCAAAACCTTAGCTGAAACAATATCACCGTTTGGTCTAACACATGTCGTCAAAACAGTCTGACACACCTCTAGATGGTCTAGTCAGACAAATCGTCAGACCCCATGCATTGGTCTGACATGATATTATTCACAAGGTCTGATGATCGGTTGCTCTCGGACTATCTACGTGGAGGTGTCGAACTAGTCCACTATTGTCCAACGATCATGAAACGCAAGGTTCGACGCTTCAAAAACCCTTTTCACTTGTCTAAATTCAGAACTTTGGAATTGGATTTTGATCCTTTCATGTTTTAGGCCTCTTCTAAACCATCTAGAGCTATTTGTTTGCACCACACTAAACTCCTAGACTTATCTAGGTCAATCTACTAATTCATATCCCCTTTATAGTACGGTTAAATAAAAAACAAAGTCTCAAGTGTCTCTCAACTCCAATTGACACTTGCAACTAGTACATTCTTAACCTTGTTTTCCATCCTTTTgaaccacaataaaatccataatATGGACATATGAACTATATTTTTCCCAAACACTTCTCCATTGTTGTGGCCCAACTTAAGTTTATCCCTTCAAAACACATGTCAGTTACAATAACAATATATTattattaatcaccaaaacacttaaggGTCTAGATACTTTCACATATCACTAGAGGACTATCAGTACAAGCAACTAGCAAGTGTAGAGTGACCTTGTGTGTGAGGTGACTAGGAACACAAAGCTCACCGACGCCAGCGACAAGCTCATCTGATGGTGGACCACGGATGGCTCATACTCCTCGAGTTTAGCTTACTTAGCATTGTTAAGAGATATTGTATAGGATGAGAAGTTGTAATCAAGTTTTATAGATATCTTAGATATTGTTTAAAATAGTTTAAAATCTAATTTAAATCTGTGTTGTATTTATCTAGGTTTGGTAGATATTTCTTCTTGCAGCCATTTATACAAATTTTTCTTTCTTACTTCTCCCTTTTATGCTTAGGGGCTTGTCTGACCAGTTGTATGTTTGTTTTACTCCTTTTATTTTGCGGCAAAACTCTTGATATCCCTTCTTAAATTTTAAAAACACATCTATCTATGAGTTGTACACGCCCTAAAAGAGAAACCTGAAAGTAGTGGTACCAGGATCAGAAGAGTATTTCCAGAATGTATGAAGAGTATCTTCAGGATGCACATATATATATGCTGCAAGCACTGCAGAAGAGAAAGAACACGACACTTCTGTTCTGGATGAAGAAGGTTCCAATGATTTTCAAGTTTGTTACATCGATCAATACAAAGAAATAACACAGCATCAAGTACTTCAGTATCTCTATTCTCTACATAGATCTTTGTCAGGATTCGGCCATTCGGGATAACATAGCTGGGCTAGTTACAAGTCACAAGAAGCGGTCAAGCAGAAGCCCATCAATCCATACTAATACCCTCTTGACCTTTGCACGATAGGCACTTCCCTCATTGATGCAAGAGTTTGCAAGCAGAGGGCAGTTGTTAATGCTCACGACCTGAACTGAGCTAGGCAAGCCTCCATTTGGCAGGGACTTAATCGAACCACAGTCTGAAATCTCGAGTCTTACTAACGAATCAAGACCACCCATGTCCGGAAGGTCGGTAAGCCTCCCACAAGAAACGATCTCCAAGTCTTCCAACGCTTGCAGGCGCTGCATGCCCTCTGGCAGTTCACGAAGCAGAGGACAGTGCCTCACACAGAAGTGAGTCAGGGTACACGGTGGCCAGTCCTCTGGTATGTGCTGCAGCTGCTCGCAGTGGCTGATCTCCAGGCGCTGCAAAGATGTATGCAACTGTCCGATCCTTGGGGGGAAGTTCACTGTAGGCATGTTGCAGAGGGTGATGGATGTTGGAGAAGAAAGCCTGGGCCATGATCCCCATATCCAGTCGCCACTAGCGTCTACGTTCACGCGCTTCAGCGATGGGAAATTCCGGAGGCCACGGAAACTGACTGACCCTGTCACTGTGATCTTGGCCAGCGACGGAAGGCTGTGAGTCACTTGTTCCAGCATGCAGCAGTTCTCAAGAACAAGCTCGAGAAGACTAGACAGAGCGCATCTCCCATCCCCGTCCCCTTCCCAACGCTGCAGTCTGGTCATCCCCTCAAAATGCAGCTTCTTCAGTGATCGGaagctccggcgtactccactttCCCCGAAACAGTCACCGCAAAACTCACGGCAACTGATGGAGACCAAGCTATCCCAGCCTTTAAGATGGAGATTTTCCAGATGGGACAGTAATCCAAGGCAAGGGAGAGTGTCACACCTCTTGAAATCGCAGAGGCTCACAGTGACCAGGTCCGCGTAGCCTGCAGAACCAAGCCAGCTAGGGCATGCCATGCCGGTGTAACCCGAGATGGTGAGCTCCTTGATGCTGGTGGGTGCCTTTAGGCGATCTACTATTGCCTCGGCTTCTTCAATCTCGTTGCTGCTAGGGGAAAGCTTCAGCTTTTGGAGGATCTTCTTGGAAGGTTGCGTAGCTTCTTCTTGGTTGTCCCACGAGAGCTCCAGCTTCTGGAGGAACCGCTTGGAACTCAGCTGCGCCTGCGTGGCTTCCTGCACGTCCTTAACGAGATGCATGTTTGAAATGAGAAGCTCCCCACGGAGGTCGTTCAGATCGGCCAGCTCCCCTATCCCACCTCTGTGAGGGTGGACGACAGACCTCTCGCTTACGACGAATCTTGACAGGGTTTGAAGGTTCGTCAGCAACCCTATATCCTTGGGCATGCATCTCAAGCTGCAGACTTTGTGGCGAGGATCATCAGGAGCCATTAGCAGATCGATGTGCCTTAGCTTGCAAAGGCTCTTCAGATCGTGTGGCAACTCTTCCAGCTCATAGCAGTTCCTGAGCCCCAGCGTCTGAAGATTGTACAGCTCACAGATCGACTCGGGTAAGCATCTGATCCTGGTGCCTTGAAGCTGGAGGCACCGGAGATGCTTCAGCTTCCCTATCGATCTAGGCAGAGCAGTCACACCAAAGTTACTCAGATCTAAAGCTCGTAGCCTTGTGTACCTCTTATCGATGTCGTCAGGGATCTTCAGATCCACATCCTTGGAACCACCCAGAGCTATCAACGTGTGCAGGGACTCGCCACAGGAGATCACCTGGAACATGTCTTGGCTCGCATCCTTACAGAAGACGACCGTCAAATGCCGGACTCTCACTGGAACGCTGTAGCGCTGTCGTCCCATCAGGTAGCATCCGCAGTCCGCGCCCGAGACATTCGAGGCGAGGTCGTGCATCATCTCTGACAGGACGTACCTGTGCTCTTCCCCGGTGCGGTCGACGTGCGCTATCTGGAAGAAGGACTGGCTGACTAAAGACTTGAAGTAGGCTCTTCCGGTGTCCTCGACTGTATCGTCGCTGCCGGCGTCAGGTATGAAGCCCTGAGCCATCCAGTGCCTGATGAGCCATTCCTTCTCGAACTGGAACTTATGCGGGATGATGGAGCTGTACGCGAAGCAGGGCTTGAGATGGTAATCCAGCTGCACGTAGCTCAGCCGTAGGGCTCTGTTGAAATGGCTGGTGCTGGAGTCCCATTTCTCCTCCCGCAAAATATCTGCCCACTTGCTTCTGTCGTTCTCCTGGCGCAGTCTAATGGTGTATCCCAAGCTTGCTGCTATGAAGGGTACACCCCTGCACTTGCGTAGAACTTCTTCCTTCAGTCTGCCAAAACAAACATTGTCTTATTGTTCTACCCAAAATGCGTTTAGGGGCCGTTTGGACCCTTTAATTTTAATAGAGTAGGCTATTAGTTTAGAATTTAACATTTTACCACTTTTTAAAGTTTAAATGTAAGCCTATCTCAAAAATACGTTGTGGAGAGATGGAAACCGATTTTATATATCTTCAGACTATATTTACTCTACAATTTATAACACATTCTTCGGCTCGCTTCTCTATAttaaaaatatagcacataaatatacTCTCTCTCATCTGACAACAATGGTATAAACAAATATATTAGTCTAAAATTATAATAGCTTAATCGACTCAtgcctaaattataattattagaatgaaattcaattaTAAAGATCTAAAGCTACAAAATAAAGTAAAGTTGTAGTGAGGATTTGAGAAGTACCTTGTGTCGTCTGGGACATGTGCATGATGCTCCGTGCCTTGGGCGCACTGGCTGAACAATGACAAGCAGTCCTCTTCTTCCAGACGCTGCAACCTGTGCGGGCCTAACGTACGAACAAGCCCAGCAACATTCTCGCTCCTCGTCGTCACTATGATCTTGCTTCCTGGAGCACCGCTGAGGAACGAACGCTTGAGCATGTCCCAGTCCTCCCAGCTCTCGTTCCAGTAGTCGTCCAGGACGAGGAGGTACCTTCTCCCTCGCAGCAGCCGGTCCAGGCTCGTGTGGAGGGTGTTGAGGCTATGGCTTTGAAATTGAGAGCACTGTATGGATTCTATGATAGATGAAAAGATCCTTTCTATGCTGAACTGATGTGTCACATGAACCCACAGCTTCAGCTCGAAGTGCTTCGCCACACGCTCGGCCTTGAGGACCAGCTGAGCCACGGTTGTCTTCCCGATGTAGGCCTCCCCCACGATCGGCAAGACCGCCACGACATTGCCGGGCTTCGGGTCAGGTCGAAGAAGCATCTCTACGATCTTCTCCTCATCGCCGTGTCTACCGCACACCACGGTCGGAGGAAGCAAGGAGGTCCGCTCGTTCCCGCCACCATCACATGGCTGACCATTCTGCGCTTGGAGGTCCAGGAGCATCTCTTGTATATTTCTGATGCCATCAATCCTGTCGGCAAAATCCTTGAACTTGTTCTCCATATTATGCCTAAACATCGCGCGTGAAGGATTCAAGACGGTAGTTACGGTGCTGTTACGCAGACGGGTGGCGGGACGGATCACCTTGCGGCGCTGGACCTCGTAGCAGTACTCGTCCAGCGCCTCCGACCCTTGGTAGCTGACGTCTTTCAGGCTGGCGAAGAACGCCTCCTCCGACGCGGACAGCTGCGTCTTCTTCTCGGCGGTCCCGAGGGCAGCTTGGATCATGCCCAGCTTAGAGACTAATTGCTTCCTCCCTTCCTCGAGATGGCGTTCAGACTGCTCCTCCTTCAGAAGGTACACCATGACCTGGTAAAGGGATTGCAGAAAGGCCGAGAGCAAAGCGTCATCCATCGCAGCGGATTGAGCTGCCTTCCTGAGGTATGGAAATGGAAGGACGTTCTGCTCTGCTATGCTCTCCTCTCACGACACGAGGTATGGGAATGGAAGGATGCTCGACGGTGCAGGAAGGAGAGAAGATGGCTGCAAATGCGTAGGGACCTCACCTCGTAAATAGAAAGCTGTGACCTGTGAAGGGAACGCTAACGAATCAAAAACGAGTGAAGACTTGGAATTTGTCCACGCAAGGTCAATTCTAAACAGCCAAGACCAAGACCCACCGTGCTACGTACATACGCAGTCGTGCTATGTATATACACAGTCTCGTTCATAGTTTAGCAAATGGTTTCGTTCATTCTATAACGATTCATTAtcttcttttttttaaaaaaaacttgtgCTATGTACAGACGCAGCCGTGCTATGAGCTACATTGTTCTTGCACAAGGCTCTACATTGTTTTTGCACAAGGCTAGGAAAAAAAATAGGTCATACTAAGGTCTTATTTATTTTTCTTCTAGATTATATAAGCTGAATTATAGCGTAAAGATATAAAGATAAAATATCACTTTGAGACTTTAAATAACCTGAATAAGCTAACGTTGGATAGCTTATTTCAGCTTATTTGTGATTATAAAATGATATTTTATCTTTATACTCTTCCATCATAATCTAGCTTATATAATTTAAGCGAGAAATAAATACACCCTAAATATCATAATATATTGATCCTTCATGAGACCTTAGTTTTATCGGTGCTGCCATTCTGAACGTTTATGCTTTGGAGACCACCTCATTGCGCATACAAAATATCCAGTTGCTTGAGGCCGATGTTCAATCATCACAACAAGTGGAACAAGTTGGACTGTAAAAAGACAAATCACAACTTTCAGATGCTGACACACATTAATGGCAGCGATATTTTAACTGTTTTGAGATGCTGTCACGCAACTAGAATAGTCCTTCACCAGGGGCGGATGTAGAATTTTTTACTAATGATGTCACAGTGCAATTGATGTGTAAAAAATGTTCCAATTTCAATTCAATATGTACTACCATATAATGTAATATTAAGTCAAAATAACATTATTTAAACAAAGTCAAGATTTACCTCTCATAGAAGCATTCTGCGGGCGATTCTTCATCTTTTGAAAGCGATCAATTATAACAGCATCGGAAATTGTAGCTATCATGGCAGGCTCAACAAAGCAAATGATACAGTCATTCATAAACTGATTACCAATGCGATTACGTAGTATCGTCTTCACAATTTTCATTGCAGAGAAGCACCTTTCAACAGATGCAGTAGCAACCGGCAAAACAAGTGCTAGCTTTAGAAGACGTAGACCAGAGGAAAAGCAAGATGCTTCTTTGTGCCCACCATCAATTTAGCAAGTTCAGTAATAGTATTCAGATTAGAGAATCTTTCATCAGCTTGTATATTGTCAATGTAAATTGGAAGTTCATGAGCAAGATCCTTCAATTGCTCTGGACTGAAATCATCGAAATAGTGCTTAGCTAATTCCATTAAGCTCTCCAAATTGAAGTTGCCAAAAGAATCCTTCAGGCTAAGAGCAGCCATGTAAGTTAGCAAATTAGAATTTGTTTCACCAAAGCGATCATTGAACTCAATGAGTAGCAAGTCAATAACTGAGTTTAAACAATCCCATCTATAATGTTGATAGTTAGTTCGATTTGACTTTTTCCTTGGTTTATGGCGATCAATGTACTCCTCTTCCATGTCCAACTTTGGAATATCATGCTGTTCACAAAATGAATATATTGTCTTTATCAAAGATTCCCAACCGTCATCTCTAATTTGTTGAAATTTTTGCTTTGTTAATTTTACCTCTGTCATGGCCTCCAATATATCCTGATCCTTCCTTTGTAAACAAAGTGATAGAGAATTTGCATAGCCCAGGATCATCAACATCATGTGTAAATGAAACACAAAATCAAAATCCTTGAGATAATCTAGTAGCCCACGAGCTTGGCGTCTCTTTTTGTCATTtgggccatgcttttccacatatTCAAGAACCTCAATAACAGAAGGAAACAAGCTATTAAGACTCTTGAGAGTCTTATAGTGAGAGCACCACCGTGTGTCTCCAGGTCTTTGAAGAGATTGTTCTTGGTTCAATCCTGTTCCAGTACTAATCTGTCCACTGCCTATTGCTTTTTTACTCTATCTTGTTGACTTTGTCGTATCATGTCTTTTCTTTTGCAAGAAGCTCCAGCCACATTAAGTAGAAGAGATATCATGTCAAAAAAATCACTAATAGCATCATTCTTTTTAGCTACTGCCACAATGACTAACTGAAGTTGGTGGGCAAAACAGTGGACATAATATGCTGACCCATTGTCTTTCATAATCAAAGCTCTCAATCCATTGAACTCACCTCTCATATTGCTTGCTCCATCATAACCTTGGCCTCtaacttgtttccaactcaattataCTTAGAAAATAAAGCATCAATATTTGACTTGAGACATGAAGTTGTTGTCTCAGCGACATGGACAACACCGATAAGTCTTTCCTTGAGTTCTCCACAATTACTGACATACCGCAAAACCACTGCCATTTGTTCTTTATCAGAAACATCAGTGGATTCATCAACCAGCAAACAGAATACATCACCACCAATTTCTTCAATAATAGAATTCACTATGACCTGCAATTAACACATCACATATCATTCAAGATCTACATTACATATCATTAATAGAATTCAATATGAACTGCAATAAACCTATCTTACCTCTGCAAAGCAATTAGCAATATCCTTTTGAATTTCTGGAGATACCATCTGATGATTTTCAGGAGCATTTCGAAGAACCACCCTCTTAATCTTTTCATTTTGCTCTGTCAAAAGTTTCACTAACTCAATAAAATTGCCCCTATTTGCAGAATCTTCAGATTCATTATGGCCACAAAAAGCTAGTCCTTGGTGTAACAAGTATCTCACAGCATTTATCGAAGTACTTAAACGAATAAAGTACTCCTCTTTGGCAATGTCTTGCTGCTTCTTGAGAGCAAATTCAATGGATTGACTTGGCTTCAATAAATTGTTACATCGTTTGACAACAGCATTATGATA
It contains:
- the LOC100193721 gene encoding Putative disease resistance protein RGA3; the encoded protein is MDDALLSAFLQSLYQVMVYLLKEEQSERHLEEGRKQLVSKLGMIQAALGTAEKKTQLSASEEAFFASLKDVSYQGSEALDEYCYEVQRRKVIRPATRLRNSTVTTVLNPSRAMFRHNMENKFKDFADRIDGIRNIQEMLLDLQAQNGQPCDGGGNERTSLLPPTVVCGRHGDEEKIVEMLLRPDPKPGNVVAVLPIVGEAYIGKTTVAQLVLKAERVAKHFELKLWVHVTHQFSIERIFSSIIESIQCSQFQSHSLNTLHTSLDRLLRGRRYLLVLDDYWNESWEDWDMLKRSFLSGAPGSKIIVTTRSENVAGLVRTLGPHRLQRLEEEDCLSLFSQCAQGTEHHAHVPDDTRLKEEVLRKCRGVPFIAASLGYTIRLRQENDRSKWADILREEKWDSSTSHFNRALRLSYVQLDYHLKPCFAYSSIIPHKFQFEKEWLIRHWMAQGFIPDAGSDDTVEDTGRAYFKSLVSQSFFQIAHVDRTGEEHRYVLSEMMHDLASNVSGADCGCYLMGRQRYSVPVRVRHLTVVFCKDASQDMFQVISCGESLHTLIALGGSKDVDLKIPDDIDKRYTRLRALDLSNFGVTALPRSIGKLKHLRCLQLQGTRIRCLPESICELYNLQTLGLRNCYELEELPHDLKSLCKLRHIDLLMAPDDPRHKVCSLRCMPKDIGLLTNLQTLSRFVVSERSVVHPHRGGIGELADLNDLRGELLISNMHLVKDVQEATQAQLSSKRFLQKLELSWDNQEEATQPSKKILQKLKLSPSSNEIEEAEAIVDRLKAPTSIKELTISGYTGMACPSWLGSAGYADLVTVSLCDFKRCDTLPCLGLLSHLENLHLKGWDSLVSISCREFCGDCFGESGVRRSFRSLKKLHFEGMTRLQRWEGDGDGRCALSSLLELVLENCCMLEQVTHSLPSLAKITVTGSVSFRGLRNFPSLKRVNVDASGDWIWGSWPRLSSPTSITLCNMPTVNFPPRIGQLHTSLQRLEISHCEQLQHIPEDWPPCTLTHFCVRHCPLLRELPEGMQRLQALEDLEIVSCGRLTDLPDMGGLDSLVRLEISDCGSIKSLPNGGLPSSVQVVSINNCPLLANSCINEGSAYRAKVKRVLVWIDGLLLDRFL